A genomic segment from Branchiostoma floridae strain S238N-H82 chromosome 7, Bfl_VNyyK, whole genome shotgun sequence encodes:
- the LOC118419121 gene encoding uronyl 2-sulfotransferase-like: MKKSAAVAVPFTALCLYVGVWTTGLFNACYREFEDDRPPAPRQNWTKRHDQSPGTHRDDLRVWVRAGHNYSRVTKLFYNRLPKCGSRAMKVLIAQLQEKNHFKFFSAANLHAKALHGEDLLRFAQMMDKLPTPSIYEKHTYFIDFPLMAAKQPLYINLVRDPIERRVSAYYYLRYGRHGNEFADILKLRRTEEQRNQTLDYCVANNLRECSASEPNSFILTQYFCGQSTICTKPSQVAVEVAKENIRRHYAVVGVLEEFSSFLKVLEVVMPQFFRGAVTEWEHIESSQVPYQKTRNKIPPSKKTIQILKQRLSLDYQVYDFIRERFHIQKKQLGIKD; this comes from the exons ATGAAGAAGTCGGCAGCGGTGGCCGTGCCGTTCACAGCGCTCTGCTTGTATGTGGGGGTGTGGACTACTGGGCTGTTCAACGCCTGTTATAGAG AATTCGAAGATGACAGACCGCCTGCTCCCAGACAGAACTGGACCAAACGTCACGACCAGAGCCCGGGAACACACCGAGACGACCTGAGGGTTTGGGTACGGGCCGGACATAACTACTCTCGGGTGACTAAACTGTTTTACAACAGGCTGCCGAAGTGCGGCAGCCGGGCCATGAAGGTTCTCATCGCGCAGTTGCAGGAGAAGAACCATTTCAAGTTCTTTTCAGCCGCCAATCTACACGCCAAGGCTCTGCATGGCGAAGATTTG CTACGGTTTGCACAGATGATGGACAAACTTCCAACTCCATCCATTTACGAGAAGCACACCTACTTCATCGACTTTCCATT GATGGCCGCGAAACAGCCGCTCTACATCAACCTGGTCAGAGATCCCATAGAAAGACGCGTCTCTGCTTACTACTACCTCCGGTACGGGCGGCATGGGAACGAGTTCGCCGATATCCTGAAACTGAGAAGAACAGAAGAGCAAAGAAACCAG ACACTTGACTACTGTGTAGCCAACAACCTGCGTGAGTGCAGCGCGTCCGAGCCCAATAGCTTCATACTGACGCAGTACTTCTGTGGACAAAGTACAATATGCAC GAAACCTTCGCAAGTGGCAGTGGAAGTAGCCAAAGAGAACATCAGGAGGCACTACGCTGTGGTCGGGGTACTGGAGGAGTTCAGCAGCTTCCTGAAGGTCCTGGAGGTGGTCATGCCGCAGTTCTTCCGCGGAGCTGTGACGGAGTGGGAACATATCG AGTCGAGTCAAGTGCCATATCAGAAGACGAGGAATAAGATACCCCCCTCTAAGAAAACCATACAAATACTGAAACAGAGATTGTCCCTGGACTACCAAGTCTACGACTTCATTCGGGAGAGATTCCACATCCAGAAAAAACAACTTGGAATCAAGGACTGA
- the LOC118419412 gene encoding uronyl 2-sulfotransferase-like produces MASSAVIRRLVTFIVFFAVISVWTTLQLHRDFIIGSNYEAKPASIQARVEHVQDQQPLTIWPGSNHSYYKVFYNRLPKCGSTSVKILIRELKEKNGFKFFEDKDYEIQVLSGRNLSRFAQMVDRLPTPSIYDKHIFYVDFQQFGLDQPVYINLVRDPVEQRISDYYYMRFGRHGENQTAQQRHRRTEKERSQTFDECVFNNLWECNASGAKRFLMTQFFCGQDSICMEPSQAAVEKAKENIRRHYAVVGVLEEFSSFLKVLEMVMPQFFRGAHDTWRGIESQQMEYQKTAKKRPPSVKARTIMRQRLQLDYQVYDFIKDRFHMQKTQLGIVD; encoded by the exons ATGGCATCGTCGGCGGTGATCAGGCGTTTAGTAACCTTTATCGTGTTCTTTGCTGTGATCTCAGTTTGGACGACACTACAGCTGCACCGTGACTTTATAATAG GTTCTAACTACGAAGCAAAGCCAGCATCAATACAAGCGCGGGTTGAACATGTCCAGGACCAGCAGCCTCTGACCATCTGGCCTGGTTCCAACCATAGCTACTATAAAGTCTTCTACAATCGACTCCCAAAGTGTGGAAGCACCAGCGTCAAAATACTCATCAGAGAACTGAAAGAGAAGAACGGATTCAAATTCTTTGAAGACAAAGATTACGAAATCCAGGTTCTTAGTGGCAGAAACTTG agTAGATTTGCACAGATGGTCGACCGACTCCCTACTCCGTCTATTTATGACAAGCACATTTTCTATGTAGACTTTCAGCA GTTCGGGTTAGACCAGCCGGTGTACATCAACCTTGTCAGGGACCCGGTAGAGCAGCGGATCTCCGACTACTATTACATGCGGTTTGGACGACACGGAGAGAATCAAACGGCACAACAACGGCACAGACGGACAGAGAAAGAAAGATCCCAG aCATTTGATGAGTGTGTTTTCAACAACTTGTGGGAGTGTAATGCCTCTGGTGCCAAGAGATTCCTGATGACCCAGTTTTTCTGTGGGCAAGATTCTATATGCAT GGAGCCTTCCCAGGCGGCAGTAGAGAAAGCCAAAGAGAACATCAGGAGGCACTACGCTGTGGTCGGGGTACTGGAGGAGTTCAGCAGCTTCCTGAAGGTCCTGGAGATGGTCATGCCGCAGTTCTTCCGCGGTGCTCACGACACATGGCGGGGAATTG AGTCGCAGCAAATGGAATATCAGAAAACGGCCAAGAAGAGACCCCCTTCTGTGAAGGCTCGGACTATCATGAGACAAAGACTACAGCTGGATTATCAAGTGTACGACTTTATAAAGGATAGATTCCACATGCAGAAAACACAGCTAGGAATTGTAGACTGA